The Candidatus Methanomethylophilaceae archaeon genome contains a region encoding:
- a CDS encoding alanine--glyoxylate aminotransferase family protein — protein sequence MSRTLFTVGPVNVEADTLQSMTKPMITHRCKEYKELHAGIVEKIRKALGTDMDVFLVGGSATIMLEAAVRNGASKKTLGITNGSFGNRSIELGELNGKAVEKVQVPWGKAMKPEHIAGKVGKDTELVHWVSNESSTGVFSDSVALAKEARIQNPDALIMVDAVTSAFAMDLRIKDMDPDALVFGTQKALALPPGLAIMLCSERMLEKAKTVENRGFYTDLLKIKKQSDVSYALTTPPVSLMYGLDYQLDKALKEGMPARYRRHQEMADLVRNWADKKLAGVFPEPGYQSNSIGVLNRGPVDYDALNSKLKAKGYEISNGYGEVKEKTFRIGHMGDATPDGIKKLLSAMDEILEE from the coding sequence TTGAGCAGAACTCTATTCACAGTCGGTCCCGTCAATGTCGAGGCTGATACGCTCCAATCGATGACCAAACCCATGATCACCCACAGATGCAAGGAGTACAAGGAGCTCCATGCTGGGATCGTAGAGAAGATCAGGAAGGCCTTAGGGACGGACATGGACGTCTTCCTCGTGGGAGGATCCGCCACCATCATGCTGGAGGCGGCCGTTAGGAACGGAGCGTCCAAGAAGACTCTGGGGATCACCAACGGATCCTTCGGGAACAGGTCGATAGAGCTGGGCGAGCTGAACGGGAAGGCTGTGGAGAAAGTCCAGGTCCCATGGGGAAAGGCCATGAAGCCCGAGCACATCGCCGGCAAGGTAGGGAAGGATACCGAGCTTGTCCACTGGGTCAGCAACGAGTCCTCGACCGGCGTGTTCAGCGATTCCGTCGCCCTCGCCAAAGAGGCCAGGATCCAGAACCCGGACGCGCTAATCATGGTGGACGCCGTCACTTCCGCATTCGCGATGGACCTCAGAATCAAGGATATGGATCCTGACGCGCTCGTTTTCGGGACCCAGAAGGCCCTTGCACTTCCTCCGGGGCTCGCCATCATGCTCTGCTCCGAAAGGATGCTGGAGAAGGCCAAGACCGTCGAGAACAGGGGTTTCTACACCGATCTGCTCAAAATCAAGAAGCAGAGCGACGTCAGCTACGCTCTGACCACGCCGCCCGTCTCTCTGATGTACGGCCTGGATTACCAGCTGGACAAGGCCCTGAAGGAGGGAATGCCCGCGAGGTACAGAAGGCACCAGGAGATGGCCGACCTCGTCAGGAACTGGGCCGACAAGAAGCTCGCCGGAGTGTTCCCCGAGCCTGGGTACCAGTCCAATTCCATAGGGGTCCTAAACCGCGGGCCCGTGGACTATGATGCGCTCAATTCGAAGCTCAAAGCCAAGGGATACGAGATCTCCAACGGCTATGGCGAAGTGAAGGAGAAGACCTTCAGAATAGGCCATATGGGAGACGCCACCCCCGACGGCATCAAAAAACTGCTTTCCGCAATGGATGAGATATTGGAGGAATGA